The following are encoded together in the Acinetobacter radioresistens DSM 6976 = NBRC 102413 = CIP 103788 genome:
- the galU gene encoding UTP--glucose-1-phosphate uridylyltransferase GalU: MQIKKAILPVAGLGTRFLPASKSIPKEMVTVVDRPAIEYVVREAVEAGIEEIILVTHASKGAIENYFDRNFELETTLEQKKKFDLLKEITEIIPSHISVISVRQPQPLGLGHAVLCAKAVVGNEPFAVLLPDVLVKNEKGINDLAQMMQRYETAQAAQIMVEAVPDELVDQYGIVEVSLLPEAGQSIAMQGIVEKPAVGTAPSNLSVIGRYILPAEIMQLLEQTPKGAGNEIQLTDAIALLQQKQVVEAYRMQGQTFDCGSKLGYLKAVLHYGVNHPQLGTDFKALIQELDF; encoded by the coding sequence ATGCAGATTAAAAAAGCGATTCTTCCGGTAGCGGGACTGGGAACCCGCTTTTTACCCGCCAGTAAGTCTATTCCTAAAGAAATGGTAACTGTTGTTGACCGCCCGGCGATTGAATATGTGGTACGTGAAGCAGTAGAGGCTGGAATTGAAGAAATTATTCTGGTAACCCATGCGTCTAAGGGAGCTATTGAAAATTACTTTGACCGTAATTTTGAGCTCGAAACCACGTTAGAACAAAAAAAGAAGTTTGACCTGTTAAAAGAAATTACTGAAATTATTCCTTCTCATATTAGTGTTATTAGTGTACGCCAGCCACAGCCACTCGGGCTGGGTCATGCTGTGCTCTGTGCCAAAGCAGTAGTAGGGAATGAACCTTTTGCTGTTCTGTTACCTGATGTTCTGGTGAAAAATGAGAAAGGTATAAATGATCTGGCACAAATGATGCAGCGTTATGAGACTGCACAGGCTGCCCAGATCATGGTAGAGGCCGTACCGGATGAGCTGGTGGATCAGTACGGTATTGTTGAGGTCTCTCTTCTACCTGAAGCAGGGCAAAGTATAGCCATGCAGGGGATTGTTGAAAAACCTGCAGTTGGTACAGCGCCCTCTAATCTATCGGTGATTGGCCGCTATATTTTACCGGCAGAGATTATGCAGCTGCTTGAGCAGACGCCCAAGGGGGCCGGTAATGAGATTCAGTTAACGGATGCGATTGCGCTTCTACAGCAGAAACAGGTGGTAGAAGCTTACCGGATGCAGGGACAGACTTTTGATTGTGGTAGCAAGTTGGGTTACCTCAAGGCAGTGTTACATTATGGGGTTAATCATCCGCAGCTGGGTACAGACTTTAAGGCATTAATTCAGGAACTCGATTTTTAA
- a CDS encoding UDP binding domain-containing protein: MKIAVFGATLQAAVMSALWAETGHQVYWCQGLEETCAPGLTLDTQLLELLSRQKHLGNLKETSLSSLKEDIDVYFFGFNPSCFQEALDIVQHLSRQPIIHPKLMINGSTFGLKGTASLQKILAKDAWVYLPDMIQEGKSAESFTHSREVVIGIDEKYYDFAQTQTRELLRPFFPLSQQYLFMPILDAEFTKLSISGMLATRISYMNDLAQVAEKLHIDIENVRLGLGADSRIGSSYLQPGVGFGGDNFSRDILTLSETMSSSGTNSRLLQQVWEINEQQKEILFRKLWNYYCCDLQGKTVAIWGAAFKENTSSTINSPVHTMLEALWAQQVTVKLHDPAALPDLENYYGKREDLILCRNPYEAVQDAHALCLMTAWKAYWSPDYSRLKQLMAHPMILDGRNIYDPAYVRAQGFAYEGVGRI; this comes from the coding sequence ATGAAAATTGCGGTATTTGGCGCAACCTTACAAGCCGCGGTAATGAGTGCTTTATGGGCAGAGACAGGCCACCAGGTCTACTGGTGTCAGGGACTTGAAGAAACCTGTGCACCAGGTCTTACCCTGGATACCCAGCTACTTGAGCTTCTGAGCCGGCAAAAACACTTGGGGAATTTAAAAGAGACCAGTTTAAGCAGTTTAAAAGAAGATATTGATGTCTATTTTTTTGGCTTTAATCCCTCCTGTTTTCAGGAAGCCTTAGATATTGTCCAGCATTTAAGCCGTCAACCCATTATCCACCCGAAATTAATGATCAATGGTTCTACTTTTGGTTTGAAGGGTACAGCTTCACTACAGAAAATTCTGGCTAAAGATGCCTGGGTTTACTTGCCTGACATGATTCAGGAGGGCAAGTCGGCTGAGAGTTTTACTCACTCACGTGAAGTCGTAATTGGTATTGATGAAAAATATTATGATTTTGCCCAGACCCAGACCCGTGAGCTGCTGAGACCATTTTTTCCGTTGAGCCAGCAGTATCTGTTCATGCCCATACTAGATGCAGAATTTACCAAGCTGAGTATTTCTGGCATGCTCGCCACCCGCATCAGCTATATGAATGACTTGGCCCAAGTCGCAGAAAAATTGCATATTGATATTGAAAATGTACGTTTGGGCCTAGGTGCTGACAGCCGGATTGGTTCAAGCTATTTACAACCGGGAGTCGGATTTGGGGGCGATAATTTCTCCAGAGATATTCTGACCCTGTCAGAAACTATGTCGAGTAGTGGTACCAACAGTCGCCTTTTACAGCAGGTCTGGGAGATTAACGAGCAGCAGAAGGAAATACTTTTCCGTAAATTATGGAATTATTACTGCTGTGACTTGCAAGGTAAAACGGTTGCAATCTGGGGTGCGGCTTTTAAGGAAAATACCAGCAGTACCATTAATTCTCCAGTGCATACCATGCTGGAAGCCTTATGGGCGCAGCAGGTCACTGTAAAACTGCATGACCCGGCTGCTCTACCAGATCTGGAAAACTATTATGGTAAGCGTGAAGACCTGATTCTCTGCCGTAATCCTTATGAAGCAGTACAGGATGCTCACGCCCTATGTCTGATGACAGCGTGGAAAGCCTACTGGAGTCCAGACTATTCCCGTTTAAAACAGTTAATGGCACATCCTATGATTCTGGATGGCCGTAATATTTATGACCCAGCTTATGTCAGAGCCCAAGGTTTTGCCTATGAAGGAGTGGGGCGCATATGA
- the pgi gene encoding glucose-6-phosphate isomerase, with the protein MNQNIKQTSEFPKNMPAYQKLEQLAEALKAQHLNDLFKNEPDRFNDYSIHIEQLTFDYSKHRVNQDVMEQLVALAEQQKLPEWIHALFSEQEINYTEQRAAMHWALRLPENEVKHADLAAQVHEQLQRMYGLVEKIHAGQFRGATGEVIRDVVNIGVGGSDLGPLMTSYALGDFKVQSRRSLGVYFVSTIDGSQLSDLLHQLRPETTLFIISSKSFSTIDTLSNAQTARQWLEKELGQHPHILKSHFIGVSTKPEKMTEWGIVPENQLLLWEWVGGRYSLWSCIGLPIALTIGVEGFKQFLGGAYTVDRHFQEAPLHKNIPVLMALLGVWNSNFLEIQTHAILPYDGRLKYFASYLQQLEMESNGKSVQRNSERVNYNTCPIIWGEVGPNAQHAFYQLLHQGTQAVSCDFIAPVKRYNANQFTYIQNAEALVEQHHLALSNCLAQSRLLAFGNAALNQEESAQLPIYKQYEGNQPSSTLLLQELNPFSLGMLIALYEHKVFVQSVIWNINPFDQWGVEKGKQIANELLPILNRQQENISQLDASTQGLIKVLLGQYYG; encoded by the coding sequence ATGAATCAGAATATAAAACAGACATCAGAGTTTCCCAAAAATATGCCGGCCTATCAGAAGCTGGAACAGTTGGCTGAGGCACTCAAAGCCCAGCATTTAAATGATCTATTTAAGAATGAACCAGACCGCTTCAATGATTATTCTATTCATATTGAACAGTTGACCTTTGATTATAGCAAGCATCGGGTAAATCAGGATGTTATGGAACAGCTGGTAGCATTGGCTGAACAGCAGAAGTTACCGGAATGGATTCATGCATTATTTTCTGAGCAGGAAATTAATTACACCGAGCAGCGTGCAGCTATGCACTGGGCCTTGCGGTTGCCTGAAAATGAAGTAAAACATGCTGATCTGGCAGCACAGGTCCATGAACAGTTACAGCGTATGTATGGGCTGGTCGAGAAAATCCATGCTGGACAGTTCCGCGGCGCGACTGGTGAAGTAATACGGGATGTGGTAAACATTGGAGTAGGTGGATCAGATCTTGGTCCTCTGATGACCAGTTATGCATTAGGTGATTTCAAGGTTCAGAGCCGCAGATCTCTAGGGGTCTACTTTGTTTCCACAATTGATGGTAGTCAGCTATCAGATCTGCTGCATCAGTTACGTCCTGAAACCACCCTCTTTATTATTTCATCAAAATCTTTTAGTACCATCGATACCCTGTCAAATGCCCAGACTGCACGGCAATGGTTAGAAAAAGAACTCGGCCAGCATCCCCATATTTTAAAAAGTCATTTTATTGGAGTCTCTACCAAGCCTGAAAAAATGACAGAATGGGGAATCGTGCCTGAAAACCAGTTACTGTTATGGGAATGGGTCGGTGGACGCTATTCACTCTGGTCCTGTATTGGTCTACCGATTGCCCTAACCATTGGAGTTGAAGGCTTCAAACAATTTTTGGGCGGTGCTTACACAGTAGACCGGCATTTCCAGGAAGCTCCACTACATAAAAATATTCCCGTACTGATGGCTTTACTCGGGGTATGGAACAGTAATTTTCTGGAAATACAGACCCATGCCATTTTGCCTTATGATGGCCGCCTGAAATATTTTGCCTCTTATTTGCAGCAGCTGGAAATGGAGTCAAATGGCAAATCTGTACAGCGCAATAGCGAACGGGTAAATTATAATACCTGTCCTATCATCTGGGGTGAGGTAGGCCCAAATGCACAACATGCGTTTTACCAGTTGCTGCATCAGGGAACACAAGCGGTAAGCTGTGATTTTATTGCTCCAGTCAAGCGTTATAATGCTAACCAGTTTACCTATATCCAGAATGCTGAAGCTTTGGTAGAACAGCATCATCTCGCTCTGTCTAACTGTCTGGCGCAGTCGCGTTTGCTGGCATTTGGCAATGCAGCCCTGAATCAGGAAGAGTCCGCACAACTGCCGATCTATAAGCAGTATGAAGGTAATCAGCCAAGCAGTACCCTGCTGTTACAAGAACTTAATCCATTTAGTCTGGGAATGCTGATTGCACTCTATGAACATAAAGTTTTTGTACAGTCAGTTATCTGGAATATTAACCCATTCGATCAATGGGGAGTGGAAAAGGGTAAGCAGATTGCCAACGAACTGCTCCCCATACTGAATCGTCAGCAGGAAAATATTTCTCAGCTGGATGCTTCTACCCAAGGTTTAATTAAAGTGTTATTAGGTCAATATTATGGCTAA
- the galE gene encoding UDP-glucose 4-epimerase GalE — protein MAKVLVTGGAGYIGSHTCIVLLQAGHEVIVLDNLSNSSEEALHRVQQLTQKSLVFIQGDIRDHQVLEQIFDEYKIDAVIHFAGLKAVGESQQVPLVYFDNNIAGSIALVQAMQKAQVYRLVFSSSATVYDEANISPLKEEMPTGMPSNNYGYTKLMVEQILEKLSIADERWSIALLRYFNPVGAHQSGQIGEDPQGIPNNLMPYITQVAVGRREKLSIYGSDYDTVDGTGIRDYIHVVDLANAHLCALNNRLNSQGCRAWNIGTGQGSSVLQVKNAFEAVNQVKIPFEFVPRRTGDVAISFADNSRAMAELGWQPRYTLEDMLKDSWKWQQQNPQGYHS, from the coding sequence ATGGCTAAAGTTTTAGTCACAGGTGGAGCAGGCTATATTGGCTCGCATACCTGTATAGTGTTACTCCAAGCCGGACATGAAGTAATTGTGCTTGATAATTTAAGTAACAGTTCAGAAGAGGCTTTGCATCGGGTACAACAGCTCACACAAAAGTCACTGGTTTTTATTCAGGGTGACATACGAGACCATCAGGTGCTTGAGCAGATATTTGATGAATATAAAATTGATGCCGTTATTCATTTTGCTGGGCTGAAAGCAGTTGGGGAAAGCCAGCAGGTGCCGCTGGTGTATTTTGATAACAATATTGCAGGCAGTATAGCTCTGGTTCAGGCGATGCAGAAAGCTCAGGTATATCGGCTGGTATTTAGCTCGTCTGCTACAGTCTATGACGAAGCCAATATTTCTCCTTTAAAAGAAGAAATGCCAACAGGTATGCCAAGCAATAACTATGGCTACACCAAGCTAATGGTTGAGCAGATCTTAGAGAAACTTTCTATAGCGGATGAGCGGTGGTCTATTGCGTTATTAAGATATTTTAACCCGGTTGGGGCCCATCAAAGTGGTCAGATTGGTGAGGATCCACAAGGTATTCCAAACAATTTAATGCCGTATATTACCCAGGTAGCAGTGGGTCGCCGTGAAAAATTGTCGATCTATGGAAGTGATTATGACACGGTAGATGGAACGGGTATCCGTGATTATATACATGTGGTTGACTTGGCAAATGCCCATTTATGTGCCTTAAATAACCGTTTAAATTCACAGGGATGTCGTGCCTGGAATATCGGTACTGGTCAAGGATCTTCGGTATTACAGGTAAAAAATGCATTTGAAGCAGTGAATCAAGTCAAGATTCCATTTGAGTTTGTTCCTCGCCGTACAGGTGATGTTGCAATATCCTTTGCAGATAATTCGCGTGCAATGGCTGAATTGGGCTGGCAGCCACGATATACCTTGGAAGATATGTTAAAAGATAGCTGGAAATGGCAGCAGCAAAATCCGCAAGGTTATCATTCCTGA
- a CDS encoding phosphohexomutase domain-containing protein, producing the protein MTVLTCFKAYDIRGKLGTELNEEIAYKIGRAYGQIYQPQTVVVGCDIRLSSESLKQATIRGLNDAGVNVLDLGMTGTEEVYFGAFHLNVQGGIEITASHNPMDYNGMKLVRENARPISADTGLKDIQALAESENFTQIQKPGTTQSYNILPEFVEHLMNYIEPGKIRLLKLVVNAGNGAAGHVIDAIETKFRTLDIPVEFIKIHHEANGHFPNGIPNPILVENRDVTRQAVLQHQADLGIAWDGDFDRCFLFDEKGQFIEGYYIVGLLAQAFLIKQSGEKIVHDPRLVWNTLDIVEQYHGVAVQSKSGHAFIKDVMREHNAVYGGEMSAHHYFRDFAYCDSGMIPWLLIIALLSETGQTLSSLVERMIEKFPCSGEINFKVEDTQKTIENILAHYQSQQPQIDKTDGISLNFGEWRFNVRASNTEPLLRLNIEIQAERTARPMLHYIDELTALIQGS; encoded by the coding sequence ATGACTGTACTTACCTGCTTTAAAGCTTATGACATCCGTGGCAAGCTCGGAACAGAGCTGAATGAAGAGATTGCTTATAAAATTGGCCGTGCCTATGGACAGATTTATCAGCCTCAGACTGTGGTGGTGGGGTGTGATATTCGTCTTAGCAGTGAGTCTCTAAAACAGGCCACTATTCGCGGCTTAAATGATGCCGGCGTTAATGTACTGGATCTGGGTATGACTGGAACCGAAGAAGTTTACTTTGGGGCTTTTCATCTAAATGTACAAGGTGGAATCGAGATTACTGCCAGTCATAATCCGATGGATTATAACGGTATGAAACTGGTCCGTGAAAATGCACGCCCCATCAGTGCAGATACGGGTTTAAAAGATATTCAGGCTTTAGCTGAGAGTGAAAACTTTACACAGATACAAAAACCAGGAACTACCCAGTCTTATAATATTCTGCCAGAGTTTGTTGAACACCTGATGAATTATATCGAACCTGGCAAGATTCGCCTGCTTAAACTGGTCGTTAATGCCGGAAATGGTGCGGCCGGACATGTAATTGATGCTATTGAGACTAAATTCCGGACCTTAGATATACCGGTAGAGTTTATTAAAATTCATCATGAGGCCAATGGGCATTTTCCGAATGGTATTCCCAATCCGATTCTGGTTGAAAACCGTGATGTTACCCGCCAAGCGGTACTGCAACATCAGGCAGACCTAGGTATTGCTTGGGATGGCGACTTTGACCGCTGCTTCCTGTTTGATGAAAAAGGGCAGTTTATTGAAGGATATTATATTGTCGGATTGCTGGCACAGGCATTTTTGATTAAACAGTCGGGTGAAAAAATTGTGCATGATCCGCGTCTGGTATGGAATACCCTAGATATTGTCGAGCAGTACCATGGTGTTGCAGTCCAGTCCAAGTCAGGTCATGCTTTTATTAAAGATGTTATGCGGGAACACAATGCTGTGTATGGCGGCGAAATGAGTGCTCACCATTATTTTCGTGATTTTGCCTACTGTGATAGTGGAATGATTCCATGGTTACTCATTATTGCCCTGCTGTCAGAAACCGGCCAAACACTATCGAGCCTGGTTGAGCGTATGATTGAAAAATTCCCTTGTAGTGGTGAGATCAATTTTAAGGTTGAAGATACTCAAAAGACAATTGAGAATATCTTGGCACATTATCAATCACAACAACCGCAAATTGATAAGACTGACGGGATCAGCCTGAACTTTGGAGAATGGCGTTTCAATGTTCGTGCTTCAAATACTGAACCTTTGCTACGCCTGAATATTGAAATCCAGGCTGAACGGACTGCGCGACCGATGCTGCACTATATTGATGAACTGACCGCACTTATTCAGGGAAGTTAA
- a CDS encoding oleate hydratase, translating to MQNKKRTPLDAQQSHLWIIGGGIAGMAAAAFAIRDAKVPAKNIHILEELDISGGSMDGGHTPHAAQAWVTRGGRMLTDETYLCLWDLFSSIPSLENPDISVREECREFNEKVKTHANARLIDAEHVIADAAKLGLNTLHRAQMLRLLASKEEKIGSRRIDEFFDETFFETNFWRMWRTTFAFQKWHSAAELRRYFLRFIQELPRIHTLAGVKRTKYNQYDSMILPLQRWLVAQGVDVRFGHYVTDADFITNAETQERYASRLYVQLPEGSEQINLKANDLAIFTLGSITADSRYGGNHDVPALIRHREDHGWTLWETLAQKAPDFGRPMTFYGNVDEHKWESFTLTMKDDVLLKRIIDYTGNEPGTGALMTWYESGWHLSIVVPAQPHFADLPEGLYTLWGYGFQIDHIGDYIKKPMSEATGQEILTELIKQLGFDDILDHVLATTDVTTAMMPYASALFACRKPGDRPQVIPQGSQNFAFLGQFVEIEDDVVFTVEYSVRGAMLAIYEFFGVEREIPEIYNGLLDPKVGLKALETVFH from the coding sequence ATGCAAAATAAGAAGCGCACCCCATTAGACGCGCAACAGTCCCATCTTTGGATTATTGGTGGTGGTATCGCAGGTATGGCTGCTGCTGCATTTGCAATCCGTGATGCCAAAGTCCCTGCCAAAAATATCCATATTTTAGAAGAACTCGATATTTCAGGTGGTTCGATGGATGGTGGACATACACCGCATGCCGCGCAAGCTTGGGTAACACGTGGTGGGCGAATGCTGACCGATGAAACTTATTTGTGCCTATGGGACTTATTTTCCAGTATTCCATCTTTGGAAAATCCAGACATTTCGGTGCGTGAAGAATGTCGTGAGTTTAATGAAAAAGTGAAAACCCACGCCAATGCACGGTTGATTGATGCCGAACATGTCATTGCGGATGCAGCAAAGCTTGGTCTGAATACGCTACATCGTGCACAGATGCTGCGCCTATTAGCTTCAAAAGAAGAAAAAATTGGCAGTCGCCGCATTGATGAGTTTTTTGATGAAACCTTTTTTGAAACCAATTTCTGGCGCATGTGGCGCACGACTTTCGCTTTTCAAAAATGGCACAGTGCAGCAGAGTTAAGACGCTATTTCTTGCGTTTTATTCAAGAATTGCCACGCATTCATACCTTAGCGGGTGTGAAACGTACCAAGTACAACCAATATGACTCGATGATTCTGCCCCTACAGCGTTGGTTAGTCGCACAAGGCGTCGATGTGCGTTTTGGACACTATGTCACAGATGCAGACTTCATTACCAATGCTGAAACTCAAGAACGCTACGCTTCACGCCTATATGTACAATTGCCTGAAGGCTCAGAGCAAATTAATCTGAAAGCCAATGATTTAGCTATTTTCACTTTAGGCTCTATTACCGCAGACTCACGTTATGGCGGTAATCATGACGTGCCTGCCCTTATTCGTCATCGAGAAGATCATGGCTGGACGCTTTGGGAAACGCTGGCACAAAAAGCCCCAGACTTTGGCCGTCCAATGACTTTTTATGGCAATGTCGATGAACATAAGTGGGAGTCTTTCACTCTGACCATGAAAGATGACGTGCTACTTAAACGTATTATTGACTATACAGGCAATGAACCAGGCACAGGCGCACTCATGACTTGGTATGAGTCGGGTTGGCATTTATCCATCGTGGTTCCTGCACAGCCACACTTTGCCGACTTACCTGAAGGTTTATATACCTTATGGGGCTACGGTTTCCAAATTGACCATATAGGCGATTACATCAAAAAACCAATGTCCGAAGCCACGGGGCAAGAAATCCTAACAGAACTGATTAAACAGCTCGGTTTTGACGACATTTTAGATCATGTTTTGGCAACGACTGATGTTACTACCGCCATGATGCCATACGCCTCTGCCCTATTCGCCTGCCGTAAACCGGGGGATCGTCCACAGGTAATTCCACAAGGCTCACAAAACTTTGCTTTCCTTGGACAGTTTGTGGAAATTGAAGATGACGTGGTCTTTACTGTGGAATATTCAGTTCGTGGGGCGATGCTTGCCATTTATGAATTTTTTGGGGTGGAACGTGAAATCCCTGAAATTTACAACGGTCTACTTGATCCCAAAGTGGGTTTAAAAGCTTTAGAAACAGTGTTCCACTAA
- a CDS encoding IS256 family transposase: MKDEAMLALAKEFAKNLKTEADLNNFSKALKKLTVETALNAELTEHLGYEKNSPRIGKNTRNGYTTKRLFTDDGEFELDTPRDRDGTFEPQLIKKSQTRITQMDSQILSLYAKGMTTRDIVATFKEMYDADVSPTLISKVTDAVKEQVIEWQNRPLDALYPIVYMDCIVVKVRQDSTIINKAVYLALGVNTDGQKDLLGMWMSENEGSKFWLSVLTELKNRGLKDILIACVDGLKGFPDAINTIYPDTHIQLCIIHMVRNNLKYVSWKDYKAVTADLKKIYQAVTEDAALQALDEFGQKWDEKYPQISKSWLANWSNLNTFFAYSMDIRKAIYTTNAIESLNSVIRHATKKRKIFPTDDSVKKVVYLAIMAASKKWTMPIQNWKAAMNRFSIMFEERVTKYF; this comes from the coding sequence ATGAAAGATGAAGCAATGCTGGCATTGGCAAAAGAATTTGCTAAGAACTTAAAAACAGAAGCTGACCTGAATAATTTCAGTAAAGCTTTAAAGAAACTCACCGTTGAAACTGCACTCAATGCTGAACTGACTGAACATTTAGGCTATGAGAAGAATAGCCCTCGTATAGGCAAAAATACACGTAATGGCTATACAACTAAACGGCTATTTACTGATGATGGTGAATTTGAACTAGACACGCCTAGAGATCGTGATGGCACTTTTGAGCCCCAGTTGATCAAGAAGAGTCAAACCCGTATCACACAAATGGATAGCCAAATCCTATCCCTATACGCCAAAGGCATGACGACACGAGATATTGTTGCCACATTCAAGGAAATGTACGATGCGGACGTCTCCCCAACGCTTATTTCCAAAGTGACGGATGCAGTTAAAGAACAAGTAATAGAATGGCAAAATAGACCATTGGATGCCCTTTATCCTATTGTCTATATGGATTGTATCGTCGTGAAAGTGCGTCAAGATAGTACGATTATTAACAAAGCGGTATATCTGGCATTAGGTGTCAATACAGACGGACAGAAAGACCTATTAGGTATGTGGATGTCAGAAAACGAGGGTTCTAAATTTTGGCTCTCAGTGCTTACAGAACTGAAAAATCGTGGTTTAAAGGATATTCTGATTGCCTGCGTAGATGGATTGAAAGGGTTTCCTGATGCGATTAATACAATTTACCCTGATACGCATATTCAGTTGTGTATCATTCACATGGTACGCAACAATCTTAAATATGTGAGTTGGAAAGACTACAAAGCTGTCACAGCCGATTTAAAAAAGATATATCAAGCTGTTACAGAAGACGCAGCCTTACAGGCTTTAGATGAATTTGGACAAAAATGGGATGAGAAGTATCCTCAAATCAGCAAGTCATGGCTTGCCAACTGGTCGAATCTAAACACGTTTTTCGCTTACTCTATGGATATTCGCAAAGCGATTTACACGACCAATGCGATTGAATCATTGAACAGCGTTATCCGCCATGCAACCAAGAAAAGAAAAATCTTCCCAACTGATGATTCCGTGAAAAAGGTGGTATATTTAGCAATTATGGCAGCAAGCAAAAAATGGACGATGCCTATTCAGAATTGGAAAGCTGCCATGAATCGCTTTAGTATCATGTTTGAAGAGCGTGTAACCAAGTATTTTTAA
- the pfkB gene encoding 1-phosphofructokinase, translating into MAKILSITLNPAIDLTVQLDQLKVGEVNRQLTAQSHAAGKGLNVAQVLKDLGHELIVSGFLGQENRQIFDHHIQQEQFDNQFIYVAGETRQNIKVAEASGQMTDINGKGFFVDTSAKQQLRERLSQLILEVDVIVIAGSLPQGFSAEELSTLILWLQSAGKKVAVDTSGVALKAAIAAHPWLIKPNTDELTETYHLPAETFAEQQHLFASLNSQIEHIVVSMGENGVNWLHRTQPLHATAPKVTVQSTVGAGDSLLAGMIHGLLNSNSPEETLKTATAIASNAVTQIGFALPDFAVIEDLKSQISVQSLS; encoded by the coding sequence ATGGCTAAGATATTAAGTATTACTCTGAATCCTGCAATTGACCTCACCGTGCAGTTGGATCAACTAAAAGTTGGCGAGGTCAATCGTCAGTTAACGGCCCAAAGCCATGCAGCAGGTAAAGGCTTAAACGTGGCACAGGTCCTTAAGGATTTGGGACATGAACTGATTGTGAGTGGCTTTTTGGGGCAAGAAAACCGTCAAATTTTTGACCATCATATCCAGCAAGAGCAATTTGATAACCAATTTATTTATGTTGCAGGTGAAACACGACAAAACATTAAAGTTGCAGAAGCCTCTGGTCAGATGACTGACATCAATGGCAAGGGCTTTTTTGTAGATACCTCAGCAAAACAACAACTACGTGAACGCCTATCTCAACTGATTTTAGAGGTTGATGTGATTGTGATTGCTGGCAGTTTGCCACAAGGGTTTTCTGCAGAAGAGCTTTCGACACTGATTCTATGGTTACAGTCTGCGGGTAAAAAAGTCGCAGTAGATACCAGTGGTGTTGCGTTGAAAGCAGCAATTGCTGCCCATCCTTGGTTGATTAAGCCTAATACAGATGAGTTGACGGAAACCTACCATTTGCCAGCAGAAACGTTTGCAGAACAGCAGCATCTTTTTGCCAGTTTAAATAGTCAGATCGAACATATTGTGGTCTCGATGGGTGAAAACGGAGTGAACTGGCTTCACCGCACGCAACCCCTGCATGCTACTGCACCGAAGGTCACCGTCCAAAGTACGGTGGGTGCGGGAGATTCCTTGCTGGCAGGTATGATTCATGGCTTGTTGAATTCAAATTCCCCAGAAGAAACATTGAAAACAGCAACCGCAATTGCGAGCAATGCTGTGACCCAAATTGGGTTTGCCCTTCCAGACTTTGCTGTTATTGAAGATTTGAAATCGCAAATCTCAGTCCAATCATTGAGTTAA